A part of Agromyces protaetiae genomic DNA contains:
- a CDS encoding carboxymuconolactone decarboxylase family protein: protein MSQLRAARCLHADGPFEPHSNAERDGGRIMETTRIPPTEVTGLYGAAVKLISRKMLGKVPDSIGVLWHHPAVMKDSMTIGRKVDGWGELDPQLASYAAMAAAATIGCGFCLDLHYFLAHDRGLDEEKVREVPRWREASVFSPLERDVMAYAEAMSATPPAVTDELSARLLDALGPAALVELAGRVGFMNLTARMNVALGIRSSEFAAECGLAPLAVREADVDPAERGPVERGSAELGSAA, encoded by the coding sequence ATGTCACAGCTGCGCGCCGCCCGGTGTCTTCATGCCGACGGACCGTTCGAACCGCATTCGAACGCCGAACGCGACGGAGGACGCATCATGGAGACCACCCGCATTCCGCCGACCGAGGTGACGGGCCTGTACGGCGCCGCGGTCAAGCTCATCTCCCGCAAGATGCTCGGCAAGGTGCCCGATTCGATCGGCGTGCTGTGGCACCATCCGGCCGTCATGAAGGACTCGATGACGATCGGACGCAAGGTCGACGGCTGGGGCGAGCTCGACCCACAGCTCGCCTCGTACGCCGCGATGGCGGCGGCCGCGACGATCGGCTGCGGGTTCTGCCTCGATCTGCACTACTTCCTCGCGCACGACCGCGGCCTCGACGAGGAGAAGGTGCGCGAGGTGCCGCGGTGGCGCGAGGCATCCGTGTTCTCCCCGCTCGAACGCGACGTCATGGCCTACGCCGAGGCCATGAGTGCGACGCCGCCGGCGGTGACCGACGAGCTCTCGGCGAGACTCCTCGATGCGCTCGGGCCGGCCGCGCTCGTCGAGCTCGCGGGTCGCGTGGGGTTCATGAACCTGACCGCGCGGATGAACGTCGCGCTCGGCATCCGGTCCTCGGAGTTCGCGGCGGAATGCGGGCTCGCGCCGCTCGCGGTGCGAGAGGCGGACGTCGACCCGGCGGAACGCGGCCCGGTGGAACGCGGCTCGGCGGAACTCGGCTCGGCGGCATGA
- a CDS encoding aldo/keto reductase, with amino-acid sequence MTATPALTLNNGATMPALGLGVYQTPPDITADVVETALAIGYRHIDTAAAYRNEEGVGEGIRRSGLDRDDVFIETKVWISDFGYDETLHAFEKSVGKLGVDRLDLLILHQPLPSRFDLTVGAYRALEQLLADGRVRAIGVSNFLAQHLEELAAETSVVPAVNQIELHPYFQQRAVQEADAAAGTITQAWSPIGGITAYWKRGATVFDDPVLGAIGDAHGKTRAQVMLRWHLQQGRQAIPKSVRPERLRENFDVFDFELSDDELAAIDGLETGQRRGPHPRLVTLEGFARAIPEP; translated from the coding sequence ATGACCGCCACTCCCGCGCTCACTCTGAACAACGGCGCCACGATGCCGGCCCTCGGGCTCGGCGTGTACCAGACCCCGCCCGACATCACGGCCGACGTCGTCGAGACGGCGCTCGCCATCGGGTACCGGCACATCGACACGGCCGCGGCGTACCGCAACGAGGAGGGCGTCGGCGAGGGCATTCGCCGGTCGGGCCTCGACCGCGACGACGTCTTCATCGAGACGAAGGTGTGGATCAGCGACTTCGGCTACGACGAGACGCTGCACGCGTTCGAGAAGAGCGTCGGCAAGCTCGGCGTCGATCGGCTCGACCTGCTGATCCTCCACCAGCCGTTGCCGTCGCGGTTCGACCTCACGGTCGGCGCGTACCGAGCGCTCGAGCAGCTCCTCGCCGACGGCCGCGTGCGTGCCATCGGCGTGAGCAACTTCCTGGCGCAGCATCTCGAGGAGCTCGCGGCCGAGACATCCGTCGTTCCTGCGGTCAATCAGATCGAGCTGCACCCCTACTTCCAGCAGCGCGCGGTGCAAGAGGCGGATGCCGCGGCAGGCACGATCACCCAGGCATGGTCGCCGATCGGCGGCATCACGGCCTACTGGAAGCGCGGCGCGACCGTCTTCGATGACCCCGTGCTCGGGGCGATCGGCGACGCGCACGGCAAGACGCGCGCCCAGGTCATGCTGCGGTGGCATCTGCAGCAGGGGCGTCAGGCGATCCCGAAGTCGGTGCGACCCGAGCGGCTGCGCGAGAACTTCGACGTGTTCGACTTCGAGTTGAGCGACGACGAGCTCGCCGCGATCGACGGCCTCGAGACGGGTCAGCGGCGCGGGCCGCACCCGCGGCTCGTCACGCTCGAAGGCTTCGCGCGCGCGATCCCCGAACCATGA
- a CDS encoding helix-turn-helix domain-containing protein, translating to MSAGTLIRTARRNRRLTQDGLGRRARLSQSHISLIEGERQNPSFETVERALGAAGHRLIAVPTLRADVSTVAAEIRGDLSYGRPNLALRRFLQLNDNLSAEHGAVRFALAITEPEPTGSKQWDAAIGGLVEYHLTAEGLPLPDWANADSRFLTRSWVFGTGPYTLAPDPDHVPDAFARRRVLIDEDTLRSV from the coding sequence ATGAGCGCCGGTACCCTCATCCGCACCGCCCGCCGCAATCGGCGATTGACGCAAGACGGCCTCGGCCGACGCGCCCGATTGAGCCAGTCGCACATCTCCCTCATCGAGGGCGAGCGGCAGAATCCGTCGTTCGAGACCGTCGAGCGCGCGCTCGGCGCGGCCGGGCATCGCCTGATCGCAGTCCCGACGCTTCGAGCGGATGTCTCGACCGTCGCCGCAGAGATCCGCGGCGACCTGTCGTACGGTCGGCCCAACCTCGCCCTCCGGCGGTTCCTCCAGCTCAACGACAATCTGAGTGCCGAACACGGCGCCGTCCGGTTCGCACTCGCGATCACCGAGCCTGAGCCGACGGGGTCGAAGCAGTGGGACGCCGCGATCGGCGGACTCGTCGAATACCACCTCACCGCCGAAGGGCTTCCCCTCCCCGACTGGGCGAACGCAGACTCGCGGTTCCTCACTCGTTCGTGGGTGTTCGGCACCGGGCCGTACACCCTCGCGCCCGACCCCGATCATGTCCCCGATGCATTCGCCCGTCGTCGCGTACTCATCGACGAAGACACCCTCCGCAGCGTATGA
- a CDS encoding VOC family protein: MSKQGWADFLAARDRADWVVLHGGATAVFRTASMADAAALAAAIVGVPGFESAGGLLTIAGARLTVRLTRDVYELEPEHQALAQAVSEVGRGLGASADRSAVREVQFAIAAKPDDADLGFWRAALGYDDTGADSGDTLVDPIGVGSAVWMQHLPTEKALRHAMHIDVSLPREEAEGRLAAALAAGGRLVHESDDVWILADRAGNKVCICPWPDGE, encoded by the coding sequence ATGAGCAAGCAAGGCTGGGCCGACTTCCTCGCGGCACGCGACCGGGCGGACTGGGTGGTGCTGCACGGCGGGGCGACTGCGGTCTTCCGCACGGCGTCGATGGCGGATGCCGCCGCCCTCGCCGCGGCGATCGTCGGCGTTCCCGGGTTCGAGTCGGCAGGCGGCCTGCTCACGATCGCGGGTGCCCGCCTGACCGTGCGCCTGACGCGCGACGTGTACGAGCTCGAGCCAGAGCATCAGGCGCTCGCGCAGGCGGTGTCGGAGGTCGGGCGCGGGCTCGGCGCATCCGCCGATCGCTCGGCCGTGCGCGAGGTGCAGTTCGCGATCGCGGCGAAGCCCGACGATGCCGATCTCGGGTTCTGGCGAGCGGCGCTCGGGTACGACGACACGGGCGCCGACTCGGGCGACACGCTCGTCGACCCGATCGGCGTCGGGTCGGCCGTGTGGATGCAGCACCTCCCGACCGAGAAAGCACTGCGCCACGCGATGCACATCGACGTCTCGCTGCCGCGCGAAGAGGCCGAGGGGCGCCTCGCGGCGGCTCTCGCGGCGGGCGGGCGTCTCGTTCATGAGTCGGACGACGTATGGATCCTCGCCGATCGCGCCGGCAACAAGGTGTGCATCTGCCCGTGGCCCGACGGCGAGTGA
- a CDS encoding VOC family protein codes for MAELARIQPSLWFDSDAREAMEYYVSVFPNSHIGSITEYPADSDEKHLSGMAGKILNGQFTLNGVDFVCIDGGPYFTFTEAISFVVLAKDQAELDDYWAKLSHVPEAEQCGWCKDRFGLSWQIIPENMGDLTRTPEQLQVVLGQKKIVIAELEAAGAGI; via the coding sequence ATGGCCGAGCTCGCCCGCATCCAACCGAGCCTGTGGTTCGACTCCGACGCACGCGAGGCGATGGAGTACTACGTGAGCGTGTTCCCGAACTCGCACATCGGGTCGATCACCGAGTACCCCGCCGACTCCGACGAGAAGCACCTGTCGGGCATGGCGGGCAAGATCCTCAACGGGCAGTTCACGTTGAACGGGGTCGACTTCGTCTGCATCGACGGCGGCCCGTACTTCACCTTCACCGAGGCGATCTCGTTCGTCGTGCTCGCGAAAGACCAGGCCGAGCTCGACGACTACTGGGCGAAGCTCTCGCATGTGCCCGAAGCCGAGCAGTGCGGCTGGTGCAAAGACCGGTTCGGCCTCAGCTGGCAGATCATCCCCGAGAACATGGGCGACCTCACGAGAACGCCCGAGCAACTGCAGGTCGTGCTCGGGCAGAAGAAGATCGTCATCGCCGAACTCGAGGCGGCGGGCGCGGGCATCTGA
- a CDS encoding phosphoketolase family protein, which translates to MTETTATPWTRAGEEARDDDIHSIDLWWRTANYLSVGQIYLLDNPLLREPLTGDHVKPRLVGHWGTTPGLNFVYAHLNRAILRRKQPTMYIIGPGHGGPGLVAASFLDGTYTTTYHDLSYDEAGLKRLFTQFSFPGGIPSHVAPETPGSIHEGGELGYALSHAYGAAFDNPDLLVAAIVGDGEAETGPLATSWHSNKFIDPATDGVVLPILHLNGYKIANPTVLARISDEELVHLMQGYGHKPYVFVAGFDDEGDESIHRRFAALLDEALDEIAEIKAAAAEDPDMDRPMWPMIVLRTPKGWTCPPEIDGKRTENSWRAHQVPLASARDTEAHLQVLDGWLRSYRPEELFDEDGAPVAEVTAITPPGDLRMSATPHANGGILLRDLTLPDFRDFGVDVPTPGSSPVEATRVLGTWLKAVMAANLDNFRVFAPDELASNRIQAVLDVTDKAWNAALDSDDEHLGKRGQVVEMLSEHQCQGWLEGYLLTGRHGLFTSYEAFIHIVDSMFNQHAKWLKISREIEWRRPIASLNYLLSSHVWRQDHNGFSHQDPGFIDHVVNKKAEVVRVYLPPDANTLLSVYDHCLRSRDYVNVVVAGKQPQASWLTMDEAIFHCTRGAGIWEFASNVPTGEEPDVVIAACGDVPTLEALAAIDIIRTELPGLKVRMVNIVDLMRLQPSEEHPHGMTDLEYDQLFTTDKPVIFAYHGYPWLIHRLTYRRNGHNNLHVRGYKEEGTTTTPFDMAMLNDLDRFHLVMDVIDRVPSLGSRAALLRQKLDDRRMEARRYARLHGEDPADIRDWVWPDARGLSDVSAGVSATAATGGDNE; encoded by the coding sequence ATCACCGAAACGACTGCGACGCCGTGGACCCGAGCGGGCGAGGAAGCCCGCGATGACGACATCCACTCGATCGACCTCTGGTGGCGCACCGCCAACTACCTGAGCGTCGGCCAGATCTACCTGCTCGACAATCCGCTCCTCCGCGAGCCGCTCACGGGCGATCACGTGAAGCCGAGGCTCGTCGGCCACTGGGGCACGACGCCGGGACTCAACTTCGTCTACGCGCATCTGAATCGCGCGATCCTCAGGCGCAAGCAGCCGACGATGTACATCATCGGGCCGGGGCACGGCGGGCCGGGGCTCGTCGCGGCATCCTTCCTCGACGGCACCTACACGACGACGTACCACGACCTCTCCTACGACGAAGCGGGCTTGAAGCGCCTGTTCACGCAGTTCTCGTTCCCTGGCGGCATCCCGTCGCACGTCGCCCCCGAGACGCCGGGGTCGATCCACGAGGGCGGCGAACTCGGCTATGCTCTGAGCCACGCCTACGGCGCCGCGTTCGACAACCCCGACCTCCTCGTCGCGGCGATCGTCGGCGACGGCGAGGCCGAGACGGGCCCGCTCGCGACGAGCTGGCACTCGAACAAGTTCATCGACCCCGCGACCGACGGCGTCGTGCTGCCGATCCTGCACTTGAACGGGTACAAGATCGCGAACCCGACGGTGCTCGCGCGCATCTCCGACGAGGAGCTCGTCCACCTCATGCAGGGATACGGGCACAAGCCCTATGTGTTCGTCGCGGGCTTCGACGACGAGGGCGACGAGTCCATCCACCGCCGGTTCGCGGCGCTCCTCGATGAAGCGCTCGACGAGATCGCCGAGATCAAGGCCGCGGCTGCGGAGGACCCCGACATGGACCGTCCCATGTGGCCCATGATCGTGTTGCGCACACCCAAGGGGTGGACGTGCCCGCCCGAGATCGACGGCAAGCGCACCGAGAACTCGTGGCGAGCCCACCAAGTGCCACTTGCCTCGGCGCGCGACACCGAGGCGCACCTGCAGGTGCTCGACGGGTGGCTCCGCTCGTACCGACCCGAGGAGCTCTTCGACGAGGACGGCGCCCCCGTCGCCGAGGTGACGGCGATCACGCCGCCGGGCGACCTCCGCATGAGCGCGACGCCGCATGCGAACGGCGGGATCCTGCTGCGCGACCTCACCCTCCCCGACTTCCGCGATTTCGGCGTCGACGTGCCGACGCCCGGCTCGTCGCCCGTCGAGGCGACGCGCGTGCTCGGCACGTGGCTCAAGGCGGTGATGGCAGCGAACCTCGACAACTTCCGCGTGTTCGCGCCCGACGAGCTCGCCTCCAACCGCATCCAAGCGGTGCTCGACGTGACCGACAAGGCGTGGAACGCAGCCCTCGACAGCGACGACGAACACTTGGGCAAGCGCGGCCAGGTCGTCGAGATGCTCTCGGAGCATCAGTGCCAAGGATGGCTCGAAGGGTATCTGCTGACCGGCCGGCACGGCCTGTTCACGTCGTACGAGGCGTTCATCCACATCGTCGACTCGATGTTCAACCAGCACGCGAAGTGGCTCAAGATCTCGCGCGAGATCGAGTGGCGCCGCCCGATCGCGTCGCTCAACTACCTGCTGTCGAGCCATGTGTGGCGACAGGACCACAACGGGTTCTCCCACCAGGATCCGGGGTTCATCGACCATGTCGTCAACAAGAAGGCCGAGGTCGTGCGGGTGTACCTGCCGCCGGATGCCAACACGCTCCTCAGCGTCTACGACCACTGCCTGCGCTCGCGCGACTACGTCAACGTCGTCGTCGCGGGCAAGCAGCCGCAGGCGTCGTGGCTCACGATGGACGAGGCGATCTTCCACTGCACGCGCGGCGCGGGCATCTGGGAGTTCGCGTCGAACGTGCCGACGGGCGAGGAGCCCGACGTCGTCATCGCCGCGTGCGGCGACGTGCCGACGCTCGAGGCGCTCGCCGCGATCGACATCATCCGCACCGAGCTGCCGGGCCTCAAGGTGCGGATGGTCAACATCGTCGACCTCATGCGCCTGCAGCCGTCGGAGGAGCACCCGCACGGCATGACCGACCTCGAGTACGACCAGCTCTTCACGACCGACAAGCCCGTCATCTTCGCGTATCACGGTTACCCGTGGCTCATCCATCGCCTCACGTACCGCCGCAACGGGCACAACAACCTGCACGTGCGCGGGTACAAGGAGGAGGGCACGACGACGACGCCGTTCGACATGGCGATGCTGAACGACCTCGATCGGTTCCACCTCGTGATGGATGTCATCGACCGCGTGCCGTCGCTCGGCTCGCGCGCTGCGCTGCTGCGGCAGAAGCTCGACGACCGGCGCATGGAGGCGCGCCGCTACGCGCGCCTCCACGGCGAGGATCCCGCGGACATCCGCGATTGGGTGTGGCCCGACGCGCGCGGGCTGTCGGATGTCTCGGCCGGCGTCAGCGCGACGGCCGCGACGGGCGGCGACAACGAGTAA
- a CDS encoding alpha/beta fold hydrolase, with protein MKSFETRQVDAGALRVGVAEAGPADGPAVLLLHGWPYDIHSYLDVSESLAASGHRVIVPHLRGYGTTRFLDDGAPRNGQQAALALDALSLLDALGVDRAVVGGFDWGARTAAIVAALHPERVAGLVSVSGYLIGSRAANRAPLPPAAELSWWYQFYFATDRGRDGYAQHRDEFAKLIWRTASPEWQFDDATFARSATSFDNPDHVEIVVHNYRWRLGLADGEPQYDDTERLLAAGPPVAVPTITLEGDANGAPHPPPAAYKGKFTGPYEHRTVSGGVGHNLPQEAPHAFADAIVDVARLGN; from the coding sequence ATGAAGTCCTTCGAGACCCGCCAGGTCGACGCCGGCGCGTTGCGCGTCGGCGTCGCCGAGGCGGGACCCGCCGACGGCCCGGCGGTGCTGCTGCTGCACGGCTGGCCCTACGACATCCACAGCTATCTGGATGTCTCGGAGTCGCTCGCCGCGTCGGGGCACCGCGTGATCGTGCCGCACCTCCGCGGATACGGCACGACGCGGTTCCTCGACGACGGCGCGCCGCGCAACGGCCAACAGGCCGCGCTCGCGCTTGACGCGCTTTCGCTCTTGGATGCCCTCGGCGTCGACCGGGCCGTCGTCGGCGGATTCGACTGGGGTGCCCGCACGGCCGCGATCGTCGCGGCACTCCACCCCGAGCGCGTCGCGGGACTCGTGTCGGTGAGCGGGTACCTCATCGGCTCGCGAGCGGCGAACCGCGCGCCGCTCCCGCCCGCCGCCGAGCTGTCGTGGTGGTACCAGTTCTACTTCGCGACCGACCGCGGCCGCGACGGGTACGCGCAGCACCGCGACGAGTTCGCGAAGCTCATCTGGCGCACGGCGTCGCCCGAATGGCAGTTCGACGATGCGACGTTCGCCCGCTCCGCGACATCCTTCGACAATCCCGACCACGTCGAGATCGTCGTGCACAACTACCGGTGGCGACTGGGGCTCGCCGACGGCGAGCCGCAGTACGACGACACCGAACGCCTGCTCGCGGCAGGCCCGCCCGTCGCCGTGCCGACGATCACGCTCGAGGGCGACGCGAACGGCGCCCCGCACCCGCCGCCCGCCGCCTATAAGGGGAAGTTCACCGGACCCTATGAGCACCGAACCGTCTCGGGCGGCGTCGGCCATAACCTGCCGCAGGAGGCGCCGCACGCGTTCGCCGACGCGATCGTCGACGTCGCACGGCTCGGGAACTGA
- a CDS encoding epoxide hydrolase family protein — protein MTDTAASTDIRPFTVAIPQADLDDLLRRLRETRWPDPELTPDPSQGVQLEVVKALADYWANEHDWRKVEARLNAVPQFLTEIDGVDIHFIHVKSKHEGALPVIVTHGWPGSIIEQLKIIGPLTDPTAFGGSADDAFDVVIPSLPGHGFSAKPEELGWDPIRIAKAWIELMRRLGYDRYVAQGGDWGNAVTEQMALLEPEGLLGIHTNMAATVPPSIQQALDDGDPAPADLTPEEQGAWDQLAFFYAHGLGYAQEMAGRPQTLYGLVDSPVGLAAWMLDHDSRSYDLIARVFAGVPEGLSKDDILDNVTLYWVTNTAVSSARLYWESKLPFFAPKGVRIPTAVSVFPDEIYAAPRTWAAEAYPNLIHFNRLDRGGHFAAWEQPELFTQELRAAFRPLR, from the coding sequence ATGACCGACACCGCTGCCTCCACCGACATCCGCCCCTTCACCGTCGCGATCCCGCAGGCCGACCTCGACGACCTCCTGCGCCGCTTGCGCGAGACCCGCTGGCCCGACCCCGAACTGACCCCCGACCCCTCGCAGGGGGTGCAGCTCGAGGTCGTGAAGGCGCTCGCCGACTACTGGGCGAACGAGCACGACTGGCGCAAGGTCGAAGCGCGCCTGAACGCCGTGCCGCAGTTCCTCACCGAGATCGACGGCGTCGACATCCACTTCATCCACGTGAAGTCGAAGCACGAGGGCGCGCTGCCCGTCATCGTCACGCACGGCTGGCCGGGCTCGATCATCGAGCAGCTGAAGATCATCGGGCCGCTCACCGACCCCACCGCGTTCGGCGGGAGCGCCGACGACGCGTTCGACGTCGTCATCCCGTCGCTGCCCGGGCATGGCTTCTCGGCGAAGCCCGAGGAGCTCGGCTGGGACCCGATCCGCATCGCGAAGGCGTGGATCGAGCTCATGCGCCGCCTCGGCTACGACCGGTACGTCGCACAGGGCGGCGACTGGGGCAACGCCGTGACCGAGCAGATGGCGCTCCTCGAACCCGAGGGCTTGCTCGGCATCCACACGAACATGGCCGCGACCGTGCCGCCGTCGATCCAGCAGGCGCTCGACGACGGCGACCCGGCTCCCGCCGACCTGACGCCCGAAGAGCAGGGCGCGTGGGATCAGCTCGCGTTCTTCTACGCCCACGGCCTCGGCTACGCGCAGGAGATGGCGGGCCGCCCGCAGACCCTCTACGGGCTCGTCGACTCGCCCGTCGGCCTCGCCGCGTGGATGCTCGATCACGACTCGCGCAGCTACGACCTCATCGCGCGCGTCTTCGCGGGCGTGCCCGAGGGGCTCTCGAAGGACGACATCCTCGACAACGTCACGCTGTACTGGGTGACGAACACTGCGGTGTCGTCGGCGAGGCTCTACTGGGAGTCGAAGCTGCCGTTCTTCGCGCCCAAGGGCGTGCGGATCCCGACCGCGGTGAGCGTCTTCCCCGACGAGATCTATGCGGCGCCGCGCACGTGGGCGGCCGAGGCGTACCCCAACCTCATCCACTTCAACCGGCTCGACCGCGGCGGGCACTTCGCCGCGTGGGAGCAGCCCGAGCTCTTCACCCAGGAGCTGCGGGCGGCGTTCCGGCCGTTGCGATGA
- a CDS encoding helix-turn-helix transcriptional regulator — protein sequence MTDGGVDAGRWARDLGALLALPAMWVDHEAPEIVSGLLSVLVGVLDLDGAYARFDEVEAWRPSGPEPSAELAVALEAGDSTGAGITTTEVDLDEHGRYRVARVPIALPWESGLVVVSAARDEFPTPTETHLLRVAVGQAAIANHTARRLARERAARVIAEETLERQTAVLRALAEETGPSLQAAVRSIRDASRLVAEGEALPREASPEPSAPTPRAAAAADGGHEASGRALTALPLSRREAEVLGLLAQGLSNKEIAAVMWLSDRTVERHITSLYRKIGVARRSEATAFALRHGVI from the coding sequence ATGACCGACGGCGGGGTCGACGCCGGCCGTTGGGCGCGCGACCTCGGCGCCCTCCTCGCGCTGCCCGCCATGTGGGTCGACCACGAGGCACCCGAGATCGTGTCGGGACTCTTGAGCGTGCTCGTCGGGGTGCTCGACCTCGACGGCGCGTACGCGCGGTTCGACGAGGTCGAGGCCTGGCGGCCGTCGGGTCCCGAGCCGTCCGCCGAACTCGCCGTCGCGCTCGAGGCGGGGGACTCGACCGGCGCGGGCATCACGACGACCGAGGTCGATCTCGACGAGCACGGCCGGTACCGCGTCGCGCGCGTGCCCATCGCACTCCCCTGGGAGTCGGGCCTCGTCGTCGTCTCGGCGGCACGCGACGAGTTCCCGACCCCCACCGAGACTCACCTCCTGCGGGTCGCGGTCGGGCAGGCTGCGATCGCGAACCACACGGCGCGCCGGCTCGCGCGCGAGCGCGCGGCACGCGTGATCGCCGAGGAGACCCTCGAACGTCAGACGGCCGTGCTCCGGGCGCTCGCCGAGGAGACGGGGCCGTCGCTGCAGGCGGCGGTACGGAGCATCCGGGATGCCTCGCGGCTGGTCGCCGAGGGCGAGGCGCTGCCGCGCGAGGCATCGCCTGAGCCGTCGGCCCCGACGCCCCGCGCGGCCGCCGCGGCCGACGGCGGCCACGAGGCATCCGGCCGTGCTTTGACGGCTCTGCCGCTCTCGCGCCGCGAGGCCGAGGTGCTGGGTCTGCTCGCGCAAGGCCTCAGCAACAAGGAGATCGCGGCCGTCATGTGGCTCTCGGATCGCACGGTCGAGCGCCACATCACGAGCCTCTACCGCAAGATCGGCGTCGCGCGGCGGAGCGAGGCGACGGCGTTCGCGCTGCGGCACGGCGTGATCTGA
- a CDS encoding MEDS domain-containing protein, with translation MAKDALDPAEPVTFAGGVLDRYRHVCAFWTGPDEAQAVLDAFAQQGLDGGDRLLYFVDPAESAAPVNRLRHLGYDSAGLLSERRFEVRTWEETYLRGGSFDPDAMLDELERVLVDRAAPRIRLVADMGWANGSDAGGAPVGDDLIEFEARANFIHAKHRHVVICGYDASRFDGAFVVDILRTHPIVFIGGMLHENPFFAPPRDFLAEREPHA, from the coding sequence ATGGCGAAAGACGCACTCGACCCGGCCGAGCCCGTCACGTTCGCCGGCGGTGTGCTCGACCGCTATCGGCACGTGTGCGCGTTCTGGACCGGCCCCGACGAGGCGCAGGCCGTGCTCGACGCGTTCGCGCAGCAGGGCCTCGACGGCGGCGATCGCCTGCTGTACTTCGTAGATCCAGCCGAGTCCGCCGCGCCCGTGAACCGCCTGCGGCACCTCGGCTACGATTCGGCCGGGCTCCTCTCCGAGCGGCGGTTCGAGGTGCGCACGTGGGAGGAGACGTACCTCCGAGGCGGGAGTTTCGACCCCGACGCGATGCTCGACGAGCTCGAGCGCGTGCTCGTCGACCGGGCGGCGCCGCGCATCCGTCTCGTCGCCGACATGGGGTGGGCGAACGGCAGCGACGCTGGCGGCGCACCCGTCGGCGATGATCTCATCGAGTTCGAGGCGAGGGCGAACTTCATCCACGCCAAGCACCGGCACGTCGTCATCTGCGGCTACGACGCGTCGCGGTTCGACGGGGCGTTCGTCGTCGACATCCTGCGCACGCACCCCATCGTGTTCATCGGCGGGATGCTCCACGAGAACCCGTTCTTCGCGCCGCCGCGCGACTTCCTCGCCGAGCGCGAGCCGCACGCATGA